The proteins below are encoded in one region of Helianthus annuus cultivar XRQ/B chromosome 2, HanXRQr2.0-SUNRISE, whole genome shotgun sequence:
- the LOC110885711 gene encoding uncharacterized protein LOC110885711 translates to MVSSPALGSRTSNIQICFLGIWSFYSRVYLCQPVISVDGTHLKGGYRGKLLVAVTKNANNYIMPVAYALVDEETVHSWCWFFQNLREYVTKDCNSRICVLSDRHAGIINAMENLLDWREPNAYHRYCLRHVRSNFSGRFKTKSLRKLCWMIGSTSHRRKYLWAVREMQMLNRGAWNYLNDIDKSRWTIVHDRGNRRWGNLTTNISESMNNVLREARLLPVKALIHYTFTKDVSEYARHAQMAHSCNTPLPPRIWSRFNKLHSVAMQHQVSVYDVREGRYAVVSREETNDDGGNEYTVEYGRSRCSCGKWQMLRFPCSHAIAVCAWRGEQPHDVTHSIFHTTTYQEQYSGHFFTLGDKDEWEEAVWTIQGDPSRVTTHRGRVRSRRIQNEMDVNYHDEPQARRCSRCGETGHNRKTCGRR, encoded by the coding sequence ATGGTTTCATCACCCGCACTCGGCTCCAGGACATCCAACATTCAAATATGTTTTTTGGGCATTTGGTCCTTCTATTCGCGCGTTTATCTTTGCCAGCCTGTCATCTCTGTGGACGGCACACACTTGAAAGGAGGGTACCGTGGTAAGCTGTTGGTTGCGGTAACCAAAAACGCCAACAACTACATAATGCCAGTGGCGTACGCGCTAGTTGACGAAGAGACGGTTCATAGTTGGTGTTGGTTTTTCCAAAATTTGAGAGAATACGTCACCAAAGACTGTAACAGTAGAATTTGTGTTCTATCAGACCGTCATGCCGGGATAATTAATGCGATGGAGAACCTTCTGGATTGGAGGGAACCAAACGCCTACCACCGTTATTGTCTTCGGCATGTCAGAAGCAATTTTAGTGGTAGGTTCAAGACCAAATCTCTTAGGAAGCTGTGTTGGATGATCGGGAGCACAAGTCATCGAAGAAAGTATCTTTGGGCTGTGAGGGAAATGCAGATGTTAAATCGGGGTGCTTGGAACTACCTGAACGACATCGACAAAAGCAGGTGGACTATTGTTCATGACCGCGGAAACCGTCGTTGGGGTAACCTTACGACGAACATATCTGAGTCTATGAATAATGTCTTACGGGAAGCAAGACTCTTGCCAGTAAAAGCCTTAATTCATTATACGTTCACGAAGGACGTATCAGAGTATGCTCGCCACGCGCAGATGGCCCACAGCTGCAATACCCCTCTACCCCCTCGAATTTGGTCCAGGTTTAACAAGTTGCATTCCGTAGCCATGCAACATCAAGTGTCCGTCTACGATGTCAGAGAAGGTCGTTACGCGGTGGTTTCAAGGGAAGAAACCAATGATGACGGTGGAAACGAGTACACCGTTGAATACGGACGTAGCCGGTGCTCATGCGGGAAATGGCAAATGCTTAGATTCCCTTGTTCCCATGCTATCGCAGTTTGCGCTTGGAGGGGTGAGCAACCACATGACGTTACCCACTCCATATTCCACACCACCACCTATCAGGAACAGTATAGTGGTCATTTTTTCACCCTGGGAGACAAAGATGAGTGGGAAGAAGCGGTCTGGACAATTCAAGGGGACCCTTCGAGGGTCACAACACATCGTGGCAGGGTTCGTTCAAGAAGAATTCAAAACGAGATGGATGTTAACTACCACGATGAACCCCAGGCACGTCGATGTAGCAGATGCGGAGAAACCGGGCACAACAGGAAGACCTGTGGCCGACGTTAA